From the genome of Argentina anserina chromosome 4, drPotAnse1.1, whole genome shotgun sequence, one region includes:
- the LOC126789953 gene encoding agamous-like MADS-box protein MADS4 isoform X1, whose translation MGRGRVELKRIENKINRQVTFAKRRNGLLKKAYELSVLCDAEVALIIFSNRGKLYEFCSSSSMLKTLERYQKCNYGAPETNVSTREALELSSQQEYLKLKARYESLQRNQRNLLGEDLGPLSSKELESLERQLDMSLKQIRSTRTQCMLDQLTDLQRKEHLLNEANRTLKQRLFEGYNVHQLQLNANVEDVGYGRQQVHQPQGDGFFQPLECEPTLQIGYLVHLPQGCSHVHLGFCRYHQNDPIQVVTAGPSVNYMGGWLP comes from the exons atgggGAGGGGGAGAGTTGAGCTGAAGAGGATTGAGAACAAGATCAACAGGCAGGTGACCTTTGCAAAGAGAAGGAACGGACTATTGAAGAAAGCCTACGAGCTTTCCGTTCTTTGCGATGCCGAGGTTGCTCTCATCATCTTCTCCAATAGAGGAAAGCTGTACGAGTTTTGCAGTAGTTCAAG CATGCTCAAAACACTTGAGAGGTATCAGAAGTGCAACTATGGAGCACCGGAGACAAATGTATCTACAAGGGAAGCCTTG GAATTGAGTAGCCAACAAGAGTATTTGAAGCTAAAGGCACGTTATGAATCCCTACAAAGAAACCAAAG GAATCTTCTGGGAGAAGATCTTGGCCCTTTAAGCAGCAAAGAGCTCGAATCACTTGAAAGGCAGCTGGATATGTCATTGAAGCAGATCAGATCAACACGG ACCCAATGCATGCTAGATCAGCTCACAGATCTTCAGCGAAAG GAGCACTTGCTTAACGAGGCAAACAGGACATTGAAACAAAGG TTGTTTGAGGGATACAATGTGCATCAACTCCAACTGAATGcaaatgttgaagatgttggaTATGGCCGGCAACAAGTTCATCAGCCTCAGGGCGACGGCTTCTTCCAACCCTTAGAGTGCGAGCCCACATTACAAATTGGGTAT CTGGTTCATCTTCCTCAAGGATGTTCTCATGTTCATCTGGGATTTTGCAGGTATCACCAGAATGATCCGATACAAGTCGTGACGGCCGGGCCGAGCGTGAATTACATGGGAGGATGGTTGCCATGA
- the LOC126789953 gene encoding agamous-like MADS-box protein MADS4 isoform X2, translating into MGRGRVELKRIENKINRQVTFAKRRNGLLKKAYELSVLCDAEVALIIFSNRGKLYEFCSSSSMLKTLERYQKCNYGAPETNVSTREALELSSQQEYLKLKARYESLQRNQRNLLGEDLGPLSSKELESLERQLDMSLKQIRSTRTQCMLDQLTDLQRKEHLLNEANRTLKQRLFEGYNVHQLQLNANVEDVGYGRQQVHQPQGDGFFQPLECEPTLQIGYHQNDPIQVVTAGPSVNYMGGWLP; encoded by the exons atgggGAGGGGGAGAGTTGAGCTGAAGAGGATTGAGAACAAGATCAACAGGCAGGTGACCTTTGCAAAGAGAAGGAACGGACTATTGAAGAAAGCCTACGAGCTTTCCGTTCTTTGCGATGCCGAGGTTGCTCTCATCATCTTCTCCAATAGAGGAAAGCTGTACGAGTTTTGCAGTAGTTCAAG CATGCTCAAAACACTTGAGAGGTATCAGAAGTGCAACTATGGAGCACCGGAGACAAATGTATCTACAAGGGAAGCCTTG GAATTGAGTAGCCAACAAGAGTATTTGAAGCTAAAGGCACGTTATGAATCCCTACAAAGAAACCAAAG GAATCTTCTGGGAGAAGATCTTGGCCCTTTAAGCAGCAAAGAGCTCGAATCACTTGAAAGGCAGCTGGATATGTCATTGAAGCAGATCAGATCAACACGG ACCCAATGCATGCTAGATCAGCTCACAGATCTTCAGCGAAAG GAGCACTTGCTTAACGAGGCAAACAGGACATTGAAACAAAGG TTGTTTGAGGGATACAATGTGCATCAACTCCAACTGAATGcaaatgttgaagatgttggaTATGGCCGGCAACAAGTTCATCAGCCTCAGGGCGACGGCTTCTTCCAACCCTTAGAGTGCGAGCCCACATTACAAATTGG GTATCACCAGAATGATCCGATACAAGTCGTGACGGCCGGGCCGAGCGTGAATTACATGGGAGGATGGTTGCCATGA
- the LOC126789954 gene encoding uncharacterized protein LOC126789954 isoform X2, whose product MMRRQQQQQSHQDQHSRIFHELSSLVLSLLRSPPSPVHFSDHPTALSPTGPNSSSFPQTTTSASETRRYAAPSQISPAGLAFLMLGISMALMLCGSVTFFIGFLLMPWVLGLVMVFYVAGVVSTLSVLGKSILCYASPPPTSPRKEIPAWKL is encoded by the exons ATGATGAGgcggcagcagcagcagcagagcCACCAGGATCAGCACTCCAGAATCTTCCACGAGCTCTCCTCCCTCGTCCTCAGCCTCCTCCGATCCCCGCCCTCCCCCGTCCACTTCTCCGATCACCCCACGGCGCTTTCGCCGACGGGACCCAACTCCTCCTCTTTCCCGCAGACGACCACTTCTGCCTCCGAGACCAGGAGGTATGCTGCGCCGTCGCAGATCTCGCCGGCGGGGCTCGCGTTTCTGATGCTCGGGATTTCGATGGCGCTCATGCTGTGTGGATCGGTCACCTTCTTTATAGGCTTCTTGTTGATGCCGTGGGTGCTTGGGTTGGTTATGGTGTTTTATGTGGCCGGAGTCGTTTCGACGCTTTCTGTTTTGGGAAAGTCGATCCTCTGTTACGCCTCGCCGCCGCCGACGTCGCCAAGGAAGGAGATTCCGG CATGGAAGTTATAG
- the LOC126789954 gene encoding uncharacterized protein LOC126789954 isoform X1 has product MMRRQQQQQSHQDQHSRIFHELSSLVLSLLRSPPSPVHFSDHPTALSPTGPNSSSFPQTTTSASETRRYAAPSQISPAGLAFLMLGISMALMLCGSVTFFIGFLLMPWVLGLVMVFYVAGVVSTLSVLGKSILCYASPPPTSPRKEIPDKPTFFDSRYYYAKLPTFIHQIICLFDAKSD; this is encoded by the exons ATGATGAGgcggcagcagcagcagcagagcCACCAGGATCAGCACTCCAGAATCTTCCACGAGCTCTCCTCCCTCGTCCTCAGCCTCCTCCGATCCCCGCCCTCCCCCGTCCACTTCTCCGATCACCCCACGGCGCTTTCGCCGACGGGACCCAACTCCTCCTCTTTCCCGCAGACGACCACTTCTGCCTCCGAGACCAGGAGGTATGCTGCGCCGTCGCAGATCTCGCCGGCGGGGCTCGCGTTTCTGATGCTCGGGATTTCGATGGCGCTCATGCTGTGTGGATCGGTCACCTTCTTTATAGGCTTCTTGTTGATGCCGTGGGTGCTTGGGTTGGTTATGGTGTTTTATGTGGCCGGAGTCGTTTCGACGCTTTCTGTTTTGGGAAAGTCGATCCTCTGTTACGCCTCGCCGCCGCCGACGTCGCCAAGGAAGGAGATTCCGG ATAAACCCACATTCTTCGACAGCCGTTACTATTATGCCAAACTTCCAACCTTCATCCACCAAATAATATGCCTCTTCGACGCAAAATCGGATTGA
- the LOC126789955 gene encoding uncharacterized protein LOC126789955: MADWGPVVIAVVLFVLLSPGLLFQLPGKSRVVEFANMQTSGLSILVHTIIFFGLITIFLIAIGVHIYTG; encoded by the coding sequence ATGGCAGATTGGGGACCGGTGGTGATAGCGGTGGTGTTGTTTGTGCTGTTAAGTCCGGGATTACTGTTTCAGCTGCCGGGGAAGAGCAGAGTGGTGGAGTTTGCCAACATGCAAACCAGCGGACTATCCATCCTCGTCCACACCATCATCTTCTTTGGCCTCATCACCATCTTCCTCATCGCCATTGGCGTCCACATCTACACTGGATGA